Proteins encoded in a region of the Bombyx mori chromosome 21, ASM3026992v2 genome:
- the LOC101735931 gene encoding G-patch domain and KOW motifs-containing protein isoform X2, whose protein sequence is MEGKKISFGFMKTKKAEKPVVDEKKDYIECVEEKSIKVVGAEEIKDDTPLIIPMKPNTLITTERLKQIAQKVESALDEPEVVKSDSPKTVEIPENETLEQMAVRELMEDTKKKVKIETSAITVPLPAKPVTDGEKESTLDDYDSVPIQDFGMAMLRGMGWTPNKDLPKYKQPQLRPKGLGLGADKVVSDKKKTSKDKNGEELTIVKNSFVKITTGKYSGYYGKVLSLDEDNGRAMVNIVMKNETVNLSEFMMHPVTKSEFDKESKVISSIEELSHNVKFNLNVFSPRRGL, encoded by the exons ATGGAGggcaaaaaaatatcttttggtTTCATGAAAACGAAAAAAGCAGAAAAACCAGTCGTAGACGAAAAAAAGGACTATATAGAATGTGTAGAGGAGAAATCTATCAAAGTAGTCGG tGCGGAAGAAATCAAAGATGACACACCTTTAATAATTCCAATGAAACCTAACACGCTCATCACGACTGAGAGATTGAAGCAGATAGCCCAGAAAGTAGAGAGTGCTTTAGATGAACCGGAAGTTGTGAAGTCAGATAGTCCAAAGACTGTTGAAATTCCAGAAAATGAGACTTTAGAGCAGATGGCTGTCAGAGAATTAATGGAAGACACGAAGAAGAAGGTGAAAATTGAAACGTCAGCCATAACAGTACCGTTACCTGCTAAACCAGTTACTGATGGAGAAAAAGAG tCAACATTGGATGACTATGACTCTGTACCAATACAAGACTTTGGTATGGCAATGCTTCGTGGAATGGGATGGACACCAAACAAAGACCT GCCCAAATACAAGCAACCTCAGTTAAGGCCTAAAGGCCTAGGACTTGGTGCCGACAAAGTTGTCTcagataaaaagaaaacatcTAAAGACAAAAATGGTGAAGAATTAACAATCGTGAAGAACTCATTTGTGAAAATTACAACTGGGAAATACAGTGGATATTATGGAAAG GTGCTTAGCCTCGATGAAGACAACGGCAGAGCTATGGTCAATATAGTGATGAAAAATGAAACTGTCAATCTAAGCGAGTTCATGATGCATCCGGTCACAAAGTCCGAATTCGACAAGGAATCCAAAGTTATaa